DNA from Streptomyces rishiriensis:
GGTAGTGCGCCGCGACCCAGACCAGGGTGGGCACGGCCCATGCCGCCGCCAGTTCGGGGGCGGCGTGCCCGTCGGTGGCGATGGCATGTCCGGCCAGGCCGACCAGGCCGACGTACCAAAGGGTGTAGGGGCGCCACGTGCGCACATGGGCCATGAGCGTCGTGGCGGATCGGCGCCCGCTCACCTCAGACACTCCTTCCGGACGGACGGTTCGTGAAGCCGCTGAGCCCCGCGCCGCCGTTGCCGGTCCGGTCGGGCGCCCACGGCCGGTCGGACGTCGCGCCGACGGTGTTGCGCAGGGTGCCGATTCCCGCTATCGACACCTCGACCCGATCGCCCACCGCCAGGGGACCCGAGCCTGTGGGGGTCCCGGTGAGGATCACGTCGCCGGGGACCAGCGACATGTGCCGGCTCACCACCGCGACGACCTCGCCCACCGGTGTGATGAGGCCGCCTGTGCTGCCGTCCTGCCGGGTCTCGTCATTCACGCGGCAGGTGATCCGCAGGTCCGCCGGGTCCACATCGGTGGCCAGCCACGGTCCCAGCGGGGTGAAGCTGTCGAAGTGCTTCGCCCAGACGGGCGGGTGCCCGTTCTGCTCCTCCGGGGCCCTGCGGGCGTACGCGGTGAGGTCGTTGGCGCAGGTGTATCCGGCCACGACCTCCGCTGCGCGCTCCGGTGGGACGCTCTTGCAGGCCGTCCCGATCACCACGGCCAGCTCGGCCTCGTGTCGCAGCTCCCAGTCGGCCCCCGGATGGCAGACCGCGGCTCCGTGGCCGACCACCGTCGACGGTGGCTTCAGCACGACGGCGCAGGAGGCGGGGTCCGCAGGGCGGCGCCCGGCGCCCACGGTCGCAGTCCCGTGCGACGCGTAGTTGAGCGCGACACACGCAATCTTGCTCGGCTCGGCGGGCGGCAGCAGCGTGACCTCGCCCATCGGGCGCGCTCCGCCGACGTCGTCGACCCAGCCCCGGGAGGGGCCGTCGTACCGTACGGGCACGACGAGATCACCGTCGTCGTCGTGCTCGACACGCCCGTATCCGCGCCGGCCGTGGTCGGCGAATCTGCAAATCAACACCTGTGTGCTCCCCGTTCACCAGTGCGGACGGTGGGTCCTACCAGGCGACCGGCAGCTCTTCGAGGCGGAGCGTGACGTGCCCGCCCCGCCAGCTCAGGCTCTCCGGTGGCACGGCGGGCCGCAGGTTCGGGAACCGCCGGAGGAGGGTCGAGAACGCCGTATGGAGCTCGAGCCGTGCCAGGGCCGCTCCCAGACAGTGGTGGGCGCCGTAGCCGAACGCGAGATGGGGGTTCGGCCCGCGTGTGATGTCGCAGCGTTCGCTGTCGGGGAAGACCGTCTCGTCGCGGTTGGCCGCGTTGATCGAGACCTGGACCAGATCCCCCTCGCGGATCTGCTGGCCTCCCAGCCGCACCGCCTCGGTCGCGATCTGCACCCGGTTGACATCGATGACGGGCTGGTAGCGCAGCAGCTCCTCGACCGCGGGGACGACGAGGTCAGGATCGGCGCGCAACTTGTCCAGCTGCTCCGGGTTGCGGAACAGCCGGAGCATCCCGGCGCTGATCGCGGTCTGGGTCGTCTCCAGACCGCCCGCGAGCACGACGACGGTGAGCGACAGCAGTTCCTCCAGGGAGAGCGCGTTGTCGCTGTCGTGAGCGTGGACCAGCCTGGTCAGGATGTCCGCGTCTGGCGCGAGCCCGTCGCCCCGCGCCGCACGCTTGACCGGCACCTGGCGCTCGATGTACGACGTCAGTTCCAGCCATGCCTTCTGATCGGGAGCGCCGTCGCCGATCGCGGTGATGCGGTCGCACCATCCGCTCAGCGTGTCGCGGTCTTCGACGGGGAAGCCGAGCAGCTCGCAGATGGCGAGGGCGGGCAGCGGAACGGCCAGGTGGGCGACGAGATCTGCCGGTGGCCCCTCCGCCTCCATGGCGTCGAGCAGGTCGTCGGTCCATGACTGGATGCGTGGCGTCATGGCCTCGATCCGCCGGACGGCGAACGCCCTGGACACCAGGGCGCGCAGTTCGGTGTGGGGGCGGCCGTCCATGTTCACCGACCGTGCGCTGCCCGGCTCCTGGCCGGACCGCCGGGCGCGTACACCCATGACGTCCCGGGTGAAGCTCCGGCCGTTCAGCACCGTCCGGACGTCCTCGTGCCGGGTCACCAGCCAGGCCTCCTGCCCGTCTGCCAGGAGCACCCGGGGGAGCGAATCCTGGCTGCGCAGTTCGACCAGTCGCGGATGCAGTTCGCCCGCGGAGTCCGCGGAACTCGGAAAATCAAGAACACGGTCCATTGTCGGGAATCCGATCTGGGTGGTCAGCGCGCAGGGCGTGCTTCGCCGCGTGCCCGGTACCGTGCGGTTCGCGGGAAAGGAAGTGGGTGAAGAAGAGGAGAGCCCTCATGGCTTCGCGAGGGCGGCTCACGCGACCTCGCAATGTGGAATCACCCTGGCAGCCGCTTCCTGCGACGACAATCCCCGATTAGTGGGGGAGGGCCCACCGGCGCGGGGGCCCATGACCTGGGCCCTCGCCTCGTTGGTGGCCCGCTGGAGCCGACGGACCCCGCACTTCTGCGCACGCTGGTCGCCTGCTACGCGGTCACCGGGCACGACCACGGACCAGTCACCGCCGGCGACGAGCCGTAGCGCGCACAGCGCGCTTATGAAGATCACGATGCACGGGTGGAGTAATAGCATGCGGATTCACGCCGTGGCCATCCCGACTTTTCGCAGTTGTCGTCGCTCGTGCCGTCCGACATCGTGGCCACTCGATTGTGGCGTCCTGCCGTACCGGCGACGTGTGGCCATGAGCTGCGTGAGGCCGTAATTGCTTGCGCCAGGCGGGTATTGGCCCTGGCTCACCACTCCCCGCCGAAAGTGATCCGCGTGTGAGTCGGCTCATCAAGACAGGTGGTAGAGGCCATGCCCGACACACGAGTGTCATTCTCCGAGGACGAACTTCCCCGACATCGCCGGGTGGCGGAGGGGTTCGGCGCGGACCCGGAACGCTACGACCGGACCAGGCCCCGCTACCCGGAAGCTCTGGTCGACCGAATCGTCGGGGCCGGCACCGGGCTCGATGTCGTCGACGTCGGCTGCGGCACCGGCATCGCCGCCCGGCAGTTTCAGGCGGCCGGCTGCACGGTGCTCGGAGTGGAACCGGACACGCGGATGGCCGAGTTCGCGCGGCGGCGCGGGCTCGCGGTCGAGGTGTCGGCGTTCGAGGCCTGGGACCCGAACGGCCGGTCCTTCGACGCCGTCGTCTCCGGGCAGACCTGGCACTGGCTGGACGCGGTCGCCGGCGCCGTGAAGGCCGCGGAGGCGCTGCGGTCCGGTGGAGAGCTGGTGGTCTTCTGGAACGCGGAGATTCCGCCGCCCGAGGTGCTGCGGTCCTTCGGCGAGATCTACCGGAGGGTGTTGCCCGATTCTCTCGTCGCACGCCAGTGGACGACCAACGCCCTGGACGGCTACGCGATGTTGAGCGGCAACGCGGCCGACGGAGTGCGCAAGGCCGGTGCTTTCGGCACTCCGACGGAGTGGCGATTCAGCTGGGAGAAGTCCTACACCCGGGACGAGTGGCTGGATCAGATGCCCACCCACGGTGACCTCGGCCAGCACCCTTCGACCCAGGTGACGCAGGTACAAGAGGGCATCGGTGCCGCCATCGACGCGATGGGGGGCAGCTTCACCATGGGCTACACCACGGTCGCGATGAGCGCGGTGCGAACGTCCACTTGAGCGCGTGCCCCGCGGAGGAAGAACAACGGCGGCAACGACGGCGAGCGGGCGGAGACCGTCAGGAGCCGACCGCCGCGGTGGGACGTACCGAGCGACGCGTGGCGTCGGCTGTCGTCCACCTACGGCGGTGCGTTCGACGGCATCCCCCGAGGACGGTGCCCCTGGTGTCCGTCGCCTCCATGACCGAGACCGGCCACCGCCGACCACCGATCGGAAAGGGATGACCGAGATGACGGCTACCGAGCGAGGGACCAGGCTGGCCGACCAGTCCGCCGATGCCGGGACGATGCTCGCCTGGTTCCGGCGGATGCGGGAGAGCGAACCCGTCAGCCATGACGGGGAAGCCGGTGTATGGCACGTCTTCCGTCACAGCGACGTGGAGCGGATCCTTGCCGACCCGGGCACCTTCTCCTCCGACTTCAGTTCGTTCATGCCGGCGCAGGAAGACGTCGACCGCTTCATCAAGGGCAACCTTCTGCGGAAGGACCCGCCCCAGCACCGCAAGCTGCGCACCTTGGTGAGCAAGGCCTTCACCCCGGGTGTGGTCGCCCGGCTCGCGCCCCGCATCGAGGCGATCACCGACGAACTGCTGGACGCGAAGGCCGGCGCGGAAGAGATCGAACTGGTCTCGGATCTGGCGTCCCCCCTTCCGGTGACCGTGATCGCCGAACTCCTGGGCATCCCGGCCGAGGACCGCCCGATGTTCGGGCGGTGGGCCGACTCCCTGGTCGCACCGGAGAGCCAGACGAGTTTCATACCGAACGAGGAACGCACGAAGTCCATGGCGATCGTCATGCGTGAGATGAACGCCTACTGCCTGGAGCACATTCGCGGTCGGCGGGCCAGACCGAGGGAGGACCTGGTCAGCGAGCTCGTGGCGGCGGAGGTGGACGGTCAGCGGCTGGACGACGACGAGATCATCGGGTTCGTGGGGCTCCTGCTGCTCGCCGGACACATCACGACCACGGCGCTGCTGACCAATGTCGTCCTGTGTCTGGACGAGTATCCCGAGGTCGCCGCGGCACTGCGCGCGGACACTGCCGGGCTGCCCGGCGCCATGGAAGAGGTACTGCGTTTCCGTACACCGTTGGCTCCGAGCATGCGCAGGACGACGAGAGACGTCCGGGTCGGTGAACTCACGGTACCGGCGGGCCAGATCGTTCTCGCGTGGCTGGCCTCGGCCAACCGGGACGAGAGGCGCTTCCCCGCGCCGGACAGCTTCGACATCCGTCGCGCACCCAATCCCCACCTGAGCCTCGGGCACGGGATCCACTTCTGCCTGGGAGCACCACTCGCCCGTCTGGAGGTAAGGATCGCCCTGGAGAAGATGCTCGGCCGCTGGAGCGAGATGTCGGTGGGAGAGGGCGTCGAGTACCACGACGCGCGAGGAATCGTCGGGGCCAAACGGCTCCCGCTTCAGCTGCAATGGACCTGACGGCTGCATCCGATCGGGATGACGAAAAGACCGAACGGGGCGATCGACTCGAGGTGATTTCCGACCGGGGTGGCCATGGCCTGACAACGGCCGTGCAATGCCCGAGGGGCGATCGGGGCCGACAGTCCCCCAGAAGTGGGGGTACTCCCTCACGAATGTGCGTGCGAGGATGCTGCGTACCCTCCGTCGCACAGAACGACAAGGGCGCGGGAGCCGGCGACTCGATCGCGGCATGACGCGAAGAATTCAGTCCCCTCAAGCGTCGATTCCCCTGCTGCACCGAGGAATTCTGACCAATCCGCTCATCGGGCCGAGGTTCTGTGAATATGGTCACGGAGAATGCAGACTCAGCATACGTTCTCGCTCGTCTCGACTCGCTCCTCAGAGAAGTCTGGGATCAACTGCCCGCCGACGTTCCGGTTCAGAGCGACGCATCGTTCCTCAGTCTGGGCGTCGACTCCCTCACGCTTGTTCTGCTGCTCGACAAGGTGGGCTCGGAGTTCCACATCGACTGGGAGACCGAGACGTCTCCGGGCGCCGCCAGCTCGCTGCGCTCGCTTTCGGACCTCGTGGTGCGAAGGAATTCTGACAACGCCGCTTGAACAGGGGGGAACCAGTGCGTACCCGGGGTACATACCTCGCCGGAGTCGGTGTGTTCCTGCCTGCGGCGCGGAACATCGAATCGGCAGTGGAGCAGGGGCTCGTACCGGCCGCCACGGCGGCGGAGTACGACCTGTCGGGGGTCGCGGTCGCGGGGCGGATCTCGGCGCCGGAGATGGCCCTGGCCGCCGCGCAGGAGGCACTCAAGGGCAGCGGGGTGAGCGCCGAGGACATCGGGCTGCTCCTGTACGCGGGCGTCTGGCATCAGGGCCCCGACGGCTGGGGTCCCCAGGCGTACCTGCAACGGCACCTGCTCGGCGACGACCTGCTCGCGGTCGAGGTCAGGAACGGCTGCAACGGAACGTTCAGTGCGCTGGAACTGGCAGCCGGGTACCTCAAGGCCTTCCCGGAGATCCCGGCAGCGCTGGTCACCGCGAGCGACAACTTCGGCACGCCACTGATCGACAGGTGGAACCCCGGCGAAGGGGTCGCCTACCTGGGCGACGGCGCCAGCGCCGTGGTGGTGAGCACCGCGCCGGGTTTCGCGGAGCTGAGCTCCCTGTGCTCGGCCACGTTCTCGGAGATGGAGGAGGCCCATCGAGGCGGGGAGCCGTTGTTCCCGCCCAACGCCACCACCGCCACCGCGCTGGACTACGGAGCCAGAAGTGCCGCCTTCCAGCGGAAGGCCGAAGAGGACGGATCGTGGGTGCGGCTGCTGCTGGGTCATCAGAGGCACAACGTCGAATGCACCGAGCGGGCACTGGAGGAGGCCGGTGTGACGGCCGGTGACATCAGGCACGTCCTGATCCACGGCATGCCGCGCCGGGCGGCCTCCTCCTATCTCAAGATCCTCGGTTTCTCCCTGGAACGCTCGACGTGGGACTTCAGCAGGACGGTCGGGCACCTCGGCGCGAGCGATCACCTGGCCGCGCTTCACCACCTGCTGGCGACGAACCGGCTCGAAGCCGGGGACCACGTGCTGCTGTGCGGCTTCTCCCCGGGAGTGACCTACAAGGCGGCAGTCGTCCGCATCCTCGGCACCGACCCGACACGGAACCGTGAGGCGCAGGCCAGTGGACTTTGACCTCACTGCGGAACAACGACGACGGGTCCGGCACATCCGCGACGCCGCCGGCCGTCTGCCCCGCCCGGAGCCGGGGGAGCCCGCCGGAAGGGACATCTGGCAGGCCGCGGGGGAGTGCGGGATCACGGGCCTGTGCCTGCCCGAGGAGCACGGCGGCGGCGGGTGCGGCGCGCTCGACACGGCTCTCGGCCTCGAGGCGTTCTGCGCGGGCGGCGCCGACACAGGGTTCGCCTTCGCCATCGCCGCACACCTGCTGGCCTGCGGCACCGCCCTGGCGGAGCACGCCCATGAGCCCGTGCGGGCCGACCTGCTGCACGGCCTGAGCTCCGGCAGGACGATCGCCGCCAACGCGATGACCGAGGACGAGGCCGGGTCGGACGTGGGCCGGCTCGCGACGACCGCGCTGCCCGACGGCGACTCCTACGTGATCAACGGGGTGAAGTCGTTCGTCAGCAACGGCCCCTTGGCGGACGTTCTCGTGACCTACGCCGTCACCGCGCCCGCTGCCGGATTTCTGGGACTGTCGGCCTTCGCCGTTCCCGCCGGCTCGCCCGGCCTCCGCATCGGCCCGCCCCTCGCCAAGGCGGGGCTGGACGGGTGCGCCGCCGCACGGGTGGAGTTCACCGAATGCAGGGTTCCCCGCGGATACCTGATGGGTGCGGAAGGTCAGGGCAGCGCCGTCTTCCAGGCTTCCATGACCTGGGAACGGGCCTGCCTGCCCGCGATCTATCTGGGCACGATGGAGGCCCAGCTGCACCGCTGCGTGACGCACGCCCGGGAACGACGCCAGTTCGGCAGACGCATCGGAGACTTCCAGGCGGTCTCCCACCGTCTGGCCACGATGAAACAGCGCCTGGAGAGCAGCCGCCTGCTGTTGTACCGGGCGTGCTGGCAGCTCGACCAGGGCAGCGCGGACGCCGGTGCGGCGGCGGCCCTCGCCAAGGTCGCCGTCGCGGAGAGCGCGGTCGCCAACGGCGTCGACGCGCTCCAGGTGTTCGGCGCGAAGGGATATCTGGCCGGGGAAGGGGTCGGCGACCGGCTGAGGGACGTCGTGCCGATGCACATCTTCTCGGGAACGACGGACATCCAGCGGGAGATCATCGCCAAGGGGATGGGCCTGTGAACAAGCCCGCCAACCTCCACCAGTTGCTGGCCGAAGCCGCGGCGCGTGCCCCGCAGGCCCTGGCTGTGGCGGGCCCCTGCGGCCCGGTGACCTATGCGGAACTCGACGCCCGCGCCGACGCCCTGGCCTGCGTCCTGGCCGGCCACGGCGTGGGCCGCGGCGACCGCGTCCTCGTGTGGAGTCCGAAGTCGGCGGACGCGCTCGCGGCCATGCAGGCGGTCCTGCGGCTCGGTGCCGCCTATGTCCCGGTCGACCCCCTCAGCCCCGTGGAGCGCGTCGCGACCATCGCCCGCGAGTCCGCGGCGCGAGCGCTGTGCGCCCCGGCCGAACTGCTCTCGCGCGTTCCCGGCGCACTTCGCCCCCTCCTGGCATGCGTCGACACCGCGCCCCAGGAAGGCGCCGCCGGGGCACCGGGCGGTGCCGGTACGCGCAAGGCGGCGAGTGCCCTCGTCGGCCGGGACGAGCCTGCGTACATCCTCTTCACGTCGGGTTCGACGGGAACGCCGAAGGGCGTGTCCATCAGCCACGGCAACGCCCTGGCCTTCGTCGAATGGGCCGTCGAGGAACTGTCGGCCGGCCCCGGGGACCGGTTCGCCAACCACGCCTCGTTCTCCTTCGACCTGTCAGTGCTGGACATCTACGCGGCGTTCGCGGTGGGCGCGTCAGTCTGTCCCGTGCCCAGCGAGTTCGCGTACGCCCCGAAACGCCTGGTCGAACTCCTGCACCAAGAGCGCATCACCGTCTGGTACTCCGTTCCTTCCGTGCTCGTCCTCATGCAGCGCGACGGCGGCCTGCTCGATCAGCCGCCGCCCGAGTCGCTGCGTGCGCTGCTGTTCGCGGGCGAGCCGTTCCCCGTCCGCCATGTCCGGGAACTCGCCGAATGGACCGACGCCCGGCTGCTCAACCTCTACGGTCCGACCGAGACGAACGTGTGCACGTACCACGAAGTCCGGCCCGAGGACCTCGACCGCGACGTTCCGGTCCCGATCGGCGCTGCCTGCAGCGGTGACCGCGTCTGGGCGGGCAGGCCCGACGGCCGGACGGCCGGCCCCGGCGAGGAGGGCGAGCTCATGGTCAGCGGCCCGACCGTCTTCCTCGGGTACTGGGGGCAGCCGGCGCAGGACGGTCCCTACGCCACCGGAGACCGGGTCAGGGTCCGGCCCGACGGTTCCTTCGACTACCTGGGGCGCGCCGACGGACAGGTCAAGGTCCGTGGCCACCGCATCGAACTGAGCGAGGTGTCCGCGGCACTGCACTCGCATCCGGAGGTGGCCGAAGCCGCGGTCACCGCCGTGGGGGACGGGCTGGACCGGTGTCTGGCCGCGTTCGTGACCCGGACCCCGGCCGGCACCCTCGGGAACATCGCGCTCAGGCGCCATCTGGCGCAGCGGCTTCCCCCGCAGATGATTCCCGACGACGTTCGCTTCGTCGAGAAGTTGCCCCGAAACGACCGAGGGAAGCTCGACCTCGCGGCCCTGGTCGCCGAACACCATTCAGGAGGGGTATCAGTGACAGCTACGCAGGAACGCGAAGAGATCGCAACGAAACTGCTCGCGTTCATCCGGGAGAGTTTCCTCTCCGGCGACCCTCAGGGAGAACTTGCCGGCGACACGCCACTGCTCGAACTGGGCGTCCTCAACTCGCTGAACACCGCGACATTGATCGCGCACATACACGAGCAGTTCGAGGTCAAGGTGGCCTGGCGCGACGTCACTCCGGAAACGTTCAAGAACATAGACAATCTCAGCGCGATGGTGCATGAGAGGCGGCTCTCCGCCCATGCATAAGCTGAAGTCCGATATGTTCCTTCTGCATGCTCCGAGCGTCTTCGACTTCCGTGAGCGTGACGATCTCCTCTTCGCCTATCTGAGCGACAGCGACAGTGTCAACGTCACGTCCGTCTACGAGATGTATCCGATCGGCTGGTTCTCGATCAAGCAGCATCTGGCGGAGAACGACGTGCAATGCGACATCGTCAATGTCGCGTCACTGATGCTGATGCATCCGGAAATCGACGTCGAAGCGCTGATCGGACGGCTCGAGGCACCGATCTTCGGGTTCGATCTGCACTGGATGACGCAGTGCTATGGCGCTGTCGAGCTGGCGAAGCTCGTCAAGCGGGTGCATCCGGAGGCACTGACCGTCTTCGGCGGCATCTCCGCGACCTACTACGCGGAGGAACTGTCCAGGTACGAAGCGGTGGACGTCGTCGTTCAGGGCTACGACACCCTCGAACCCGTTCGCCGCCTCACCGAGGAAGTGCTGAGGGGAAACCGGGACTTCCGCACGATCCCGAACCTTCTCTACACGTCCGGAGACGAAGTCGAGTCCACCGGATTCGACCACAAGCCCGCGACCAACTACAACGACGTCGCCAACAGTTGGTCGTACTACCAGAAAACGCCGGTGACGCCGCTCTCGAGCAAGCTCATCATGACGCTGCCGAACACCGGATGCGCCCACGACTGCGGCTGGTGCGGGGGCTCCCGCTTCGCCTACCGCAACATCATGGACGTCCGTAAGACCCTGGTGCAGAAGAACAACGACCTCATCATCGAAGAGCTCAGGACGATGGGAGAGGCGGCGAAGCACACCTCCATCTACGCCCTGCAGTGCTACTCCGAGAACAAGACCCGCATGCACAGCTACCTCGACGCCGTGCACGAGTTCGGTTACCGGAGCGTCTACTTCGAGCAGTTCAACCTGACGCCGGACGACACGTTGAAGAAGATGGGCGAATCCACCGACGCCTACATCCTGCTCTCGCCCGAGTCCCACGACCCCAGGATCAGCAAGGCGGCCGGCCGGGGCACGTTCACCATGGACGAGATGGAGCGGTGGATCCCGCGCGCGCTGGACGCCGGGATCAAGGGCGTCATGGTGTGGTTCTTCATCGGCATGCCGTACCAGGACCGACAGTCGGTCATGGACACGGTCGCCTACTCCGAGCGCTTGATACGCAAGTTCGGCGGCTGGCCCGCGCTTCCCCTCATCTGCCCGATGGTGCCGTTCCTCGACCCCGGATGCCGCTTCTTCGAGGAGCCCGATCAGCACGGATACCGGATCTTCCACCGCACGCTGGAGGAACACCGGCAGGCCATGATCGAACCGATCTGGTACCGCCGCCTCAACTACGAGACGCGGTGGCTCAGCCGACGCGACCTGCAGGACGTCTCCTACGAGGCGATCGCACGGCTCGTCAGCATCAAGGGCGAGTACGGCGTCCTGCGCGGCGAGTTCTGCGAGGCCGTACTGGAGACCATCGGCCAGACCCGGCGTCTGCTCGGGGAAATGGAACGCGCACTCACTCTGGACGGGAAGCTCCCCGCCTCCCTGCGGGACGAGATGCGCGCGTACAACCGCAAGATCCTCGCCTATTCCAGCGATCAGATCCTGCCCATGCCGCGTCCCTTCGGAGGGCGCTGGTTCGACGATGTCACCGTGCCCGCCGAGATGATCAGCGAGATATCGGGCCCGAGCACCTGGGCGGTGAGCAACCCGGCGTGACCACCTTCCCGGTGCCACCCCGCGACTGGACGACCTGACCGCCGGTGACCTGCGTGCCCCGACGGAAAGTACCTCCGATCCTGAGCATGAGACTTCCGAGGTGAGCTGTGCATGCCGAGACGGCAGTAACCCAAGATCTACCCGACTCCAGGCTTACGGACGCCGCCTCGAGGGCGATCCCACCGGAGATCGAGCGGGTGAACCGCATGGTGACCCCGATCCTCCACCAGGCGGTCACCCGGTTCGACGACCGGCTCCGGCCCATGATCGCCCACCATTTCGGATGGCCGGAGGCCGATCTTCCGACGGCGACCACCAGCGGCAAGATGGTGCGCGCCACGCTCACCGTCCTGACCGGTGAGTGCTTCACGGACGACGCCGAGGCGATCTCCCGCGTCGCGGCCGCAGGGGCCGCCGTGGAGATGATCCACAACTTCTCCCTCATCCATGACGACGTCATGGACGGTGACACCGAACGCCGCGGCCGCCCGGCCGTCTGGCACGAGTACGGAGTGCCCGCCGCCATCCTGGCGGGCGATCTGCTGCTGGCCCAGGCCCCGTTGATGCTGGACGGGTCCTCGGCCGCCGACCCGCGCGCGACGCGGCTGCTGGCGGAGGCCGTCACCCGGCTCGCCGCCGGACAGATGGCCGACCTCTCGCTGGAGGGCCGGCCCCAGACCAGCCCGGACGAGGCGCTCGCGGTCGCCGCGGACAAGACGGGGGCGCTGCTCGCCTGCGCCTGCGAGCTCGGGGCCCTGCTGGCCGGCGCCTCCGAGGAGGCGACGCGGCGGTTCAACCGGTTCGGTCTCCGGCTGGGCCTGGCGTTCCAGATAGCCGACGACATCCTGGGCATCTGGGGGGACCCCCGGCGCACCGGCAAGCCCGTCGGCTCCGACCTTCGCAGCAGGAAGGGCAGCTTCCCCGTGACGGCCGCCCTGGCCTCCGGTACGCCGGAGGCCGCCGAACTCGCCCGCTTCTACGCCGACGAGGGACCGGTGGGTGACGCCGAGGCGCGGCACGCGACCGACCTGGTCACCCGGGCCGGCGGCCGCACGAGCGCGGTGCGGGAGATCGAGCGGTTCGAGATGCTGGCCCGCGAGGAACTGAGCTCCGTACCGGGGCTGCCGGTGGACCGCGTGGCCGCCCTGCTGTCGCTCACCACCTACGTGTCCAACCGGAACCACTGATGAGCGGGATCGTCCGACGCCGGGCGGAACGCATGGAGGAGCCGGAGAACGAGGGCAGGGAAGGCGAAACGCGCTCATGACATTGCTACAGGACATCACCTCACCCGCGGACCTCAGAGGACTCGATCGGGCCCGGGACGGCGAACTGTGCGCCGAGATACGCGAGTTCCTCGTCCAGGCCGTGGCGGAGTCGGGCGGT
Protein-coding regions in this window:
- a CDS encoding fumarylacetoacetate hydrolase family protein, translated to MLICRFADHGRRGYGRVEHDDDGDLVVPVRYDGPSRGWVDDVGGARPMGEVTLLPPAEPSKIACVALNYASHGTATVGAGRRPADPASCAVVLKPPSTVVGHGAAVCHPGADWELRHEAELAVVIGTACKSVPPERAAEVVAGYTCANDLTAYARRAPEEQNGHPPVWAKHFDSFTPLGPWLATDVDPADLRITCRVNDETRQDGSTGGLITPVGEVVAVVSRHMSLVPGDVILTGTPTGSGPLAVGDRVEVSIAGIGTLRNTVGATSDRPWAPDRTGNGGAGLSGFTNRPSGRSV
- a CDS encoding cytochrome P450 — its product is MDRVLDFPSSADSAGELHPRLVELRSQDSLPRVLLADGQEAWLVTRHEDVRTVLNGRSFTRDVMGVRARRSGQEPGSARSVNMDGRPHTELRALVSRAFAVRRIEAMTPRIQSWTDDLLDAMEAEGPPADLVAHLAVPLPALAICELLGFPVEDRDTLSGWCDRITAIGDGAPDQKAWLELTSYIERQVPVKRAARGDGLAPDADILTRLVHAHDSDNALSLEELLSLTVVVLAGGLETTQTAISAGMLRLFRNPEQLDKLRADPDLVVPAVEELLRYQPVIDVNRVQIATEAVRLGGQQIREGDLVQVSINAANRDETVFPDSERCDITRGPNPHLAFGYGAHHCLGAALARLELHTAFSTLLRRFPNLRPAVPPESLSWRGGHVTLRLEELPVAW
- a CDS encoding class I SAM-dependent methyltransferase, with product MPDTRVSFSEDELPRHRRVAEGFGADPERYDRTRPRYPEALVDRIVGAGTGLDVVDVGCGTGIAARQFQAAGCTVLGVEPDTRMAEFARRRGLAVEVSAFEAWDPNGRSFDAVVSGQTWHWLDAVAGAVKAAEALRSGGELVVFWNAEIPPPEVLRSFGEIYRRVLPDSLVARQWTTNALDGYAMLSGNAADGVRKAGAFGTPTEWRFSWEKSYTRDEWLDQMPTHGDLGQHPSTQVTQVQEGIGAAIDAMGGSFTMGYTTVAMSAVRTST
- a CDS encoding cytochrome P450; amino-acid sequence: MTATERGTRLADQSADAGTMLAWFRRMRESEPVSHDGEAGVWHVFRHSDVERILADPGTFSSDFSSFMPAQEDVDRFIKGNLLRKDPPQHRKLRTLVSKAFTPGVVARLAPRIEAITDELLDAKAGAEEIELVSDLASPLPVTVIAELLGIPAEDRPMFGRWADSLVAPESQTSFIPNEERTKSMAIVMREMNAYCLEHIRGRRARPREDLVSELVAAEVDGQRLDDDEIIGFVGLLLLAGHITTTALLTNVVLCLDEYPEVAAALRADTAGLPGAMEEVLRFRTPLAPSMRRTTRDVRVGELTVPAGQIVLAWLASANRDERRFPAPDSFDIRRAPNPHLSLGHGIHFCLGAPLARLEVRIALEKMLGRWSEMSVGEGVEYHDARGIVGAKRLPLQLQWT
- a CDS encoding phosphopantetheine-binding protein, which codes for MVTENADSAYVLARLDSLLREVWDQLPADVPVQSDASFLSLGVDSLTLVLLLDKVGSEFHIDWETETSPGAASSLRSLSDLVVRRNSDNAA
- a CDS encoding ketoacyl-ACP synthase III family protein; the encoded protein is MFLPAARNIESAVEQGLVPAATAAEYDLSGVAVAGRISAPEMALAAAQEALKGSGVSAEDIGLLLYAGVWHQGPDGWGPQAYLQRHLLGDDLLAVEVRNGCNGTFSALELAAGYLKAFPEIPAALVTASDNFGTPLIDRWNPGEGVAYLGDGASAVVVSTAPGFAELSSLCSATFSEMEEAHRGGEPLFPPNATTATALDYGARSAAFQRKAEEDGSWVRLLLGHQRHNVECTERALEEAGVTAGDIRHVLIHGMPRRAASSYLKILGFSLERSTWDFSRTVGHLGASDHLAALHHLLATNRLEAGDHVLLCGFSPGVTYKAAVVRILGTDPTRNREAQASGL
- a CDS encoding acyl-CoA dehydrogenase family protein — protein: MDFDLTAEQRRRVRHIRDAAGRLPRPEPGEPAGRDIWQAAGECGITGLCLPEEHGGGGCGALDTALGLEAFCAGGADTGFAFAIAAHLLACGTALAEHAHEPVRADLLHGLSSGRTIAANAMTEDEAGSDVGRLATTALPDGDSYVINGVKSFVSNGPLADVLVTYAVTAPAAGFLGLSAFAVPAGSPGLRIGPPLAKAGLDGCAAARVEFTECRVPRGYLMGAEGQGSAVFQASMTWERACLPAIYLGTMEAQLHRCVTHARERRQFGRRIGDFQAVSHRLATMKQRLESSRLLLYRACWQLDQGSADAGAAAALAKVAVAESAVANGVDALQVFGAKGYLAGEGVGDRLRDVVPMHIFSGTTDIQREIIAKGMGL